The sequence GTGCTCGCCATCGGCGCCATCGTGCTCGACTGCGCGGCGACGGCGAATCTGGTGTTCGGCCAGCGCGCCATCTTCATGCTGGCGCCGGAGGTGCGCTCGCGGCTGAACGCGCTCTACATCGCCACCTTCTTCTTCGGCGGGGCGCTCGGCTCGGCGCTGGCGAGCCCGCTCTACGAACTCGCCGGCTGGGGCGCGGTGACGGGCGCCGGCATCGGCCTCGTCGGGCTCGCCCTGGCCTATTTCGCCACCGAGTTCCGCCGTGCGTAAGACCCGCGCGCGAGCGCGGGCACGCTGGACACCGGGCGGCGCGGGTGGCATGTTCCGCCCGAGCTCCAAGCCGGCGCAGGGACGAATTCCGTGAAGCTTTCCGACGTCATCACCGAGACCTTCACCTGGTGGAACGGCCAGACCATGGGCACGCGCTTCCACACATGGCGCCATGGTGAGTTCGTTGGCGAGGACGAGGCCGGCAACCGCTACTACCGCACCAAGGGCGGCAAGATCGACCCGGCGCTCGGCTTCGAGCGCCGCTGGGTGATCTTCAACGGCTATGCCGAGGCGACCGCGATTCCGCCCGGCTGGCATGCCTGGATGCACCAGCGCTCCGACGTGCCGCCGTCGCAGGAGACCTATGTCCCGCGCGAGTGGGAGAAGCCGCACCGGCCCAACCCGACCGGCACCGCCAATGCCTATCACCCGCCCGGCTCGACCCTCGCCAGCGGCCACCGCCCGGTTGTGACGGGCGACTACAAGGCCTGGACGCCCGAGTGACCCTTCCGCGTCCGGCGGGGCGCATGTCGCCGCGCCCGCCCCGACATCGCCGCATTGCCCGTCATCTTGGCCTCAGGCGCGCGTCGACGGGGATGCGCGGCAGCCGAGGCCTTTCGATGTTCGCCGCTCCGTTCCGTTCCGCGCTTCTCGCCGCCGTGGCGCTTGCCCCCGTGGTTCTCGCCCCCGTGGTTCTTGCCGCGTTGACGGCGCCGCTCGCCGCCCAGCAGGGCTGGCAGGGCGGTGTCGATGCCCAGCCGCTGGCGCCGCCGCCCGGCCTGCCGTCCGGCCCGGTCGAGAATCCCGATTCGCCCCCCGGCGGCCCCGGCGTGCCCTCCATCATGGAAGACCCGGACGCCGGCGCCCCGCGCGCGCCCGCGCAGGCGCCGCCCGAGGTTCCCGGTCAGGCCAGCGTCGGCCCCGGCGGCGACATCGAGGTGGTGCAGCCGCCCGAGCAGAAGGTCGAGAACCCGACCGCCGAGTTCTCCGGCCTCGACAAGATCACCGGCCGGATCATCTCCTTCGACGTCTCGATCAACGAGACCGTCCAGTTCGGCGCGCTGCGCATCACCCCGCGCGCCTGCTACACGCGGCCGGAGACCGAGCAGCAGAACACCACGGGCTTCGTGGAGGTTCAGGAGATCACGCTCGACGGCAAGGTGCAGCCGCTGTTCGGCGGCTGGATGTTCGCTTCCAGCCCCGGCCTGCACGGTGTCGAGCACCCGATCTACGATGTGTGGCTGACCGACTGCAAGCAGAGCGCGCCGGTGATCGCCTCGCCCGGCGGCCAGCAGTAGAAATCGGCCTCGCCCTCCGCCAGCGCCTCGGCGAGCAGGCGGTGATACTGGCGCCGCGGCACCTCGATGGCGCCGAAGCTCTTCAGGTGATCGGTCACGAACTGGGTATCCAGCAGCACGAAGCCGCCGCGCTTCAGCCGCGCCACCAGATGCACCAGCGCCACCTTCGAGGCGTCGCGGGCCGTGTGGAACATGCTCTCGCCGAAGAAGGCGCGCCCCAGCCGCACCCCGTAGAGCCCGCCGACGAGTTCCCCGTCCTGCCACGCCTCGACCGAATGGCAGTAGCCGCGCGCGTGCAGGTCGCAATACAGCTTGCGGATGCGCCGGTTGATCCAGGTCGAGCCGCGCCCGTCCGCCGGGGCCGCGCAGCCGTCGATGACCGCCTCGAAATCATGGTCGATACGGATTTCGTAGCGGTCGGAGCGCACGGTGCGGGCGAGGCGGCCGGTGATGGCGAAGCTGTCCAGCGGGATCACCCCACGCCGCTCCGGCTCGATCCAGTAGAGGCCCGGATCGTCCGCGCTCTCCGCCATCGGGAAGATGCCGCAGGCATAGGCCTTCAGCAGCACTTCCGGCGTAATCTCGACCTGATGTTCGCGCGGGTGTGACATAGCGGCAGAATGACGGAGATCGGCGGCGCTGTGAAGGCGCCGCCGCCCGTTCCGCCGTCACGCCGGAAGGCGCGTCAGCTGCCCGGCTCGCCTTCGGCGAGGAAGTGCTCGAGCCAGTGGATGTCGTAGGCGCCGCGCTTGATGTCGTCATTGTCGACCAGCTCGCGGAACAGCGGCAGCGTGGTCTCGATGCCTTCCACCACGAACTCGTCCAGCGCGCGCTTGAGGCGGGCGAGGCATTCGTCCCGCGTGGCCGCATGGACGATCAGCTTGCCGGCGAGGCTGTCGTAATAGGGCGGGATCGAATAGCCCTGATAGACCGCCGAATCCACCCGCACGCCCGGCCCGCCGGGCACGTGCCAGTTGTCGATCCGGCCCGGCGAGGGACGGAAGGTGCGCGGGTGCTCGGCGTTCACGCGGCACTCGATGGCGTGGCCGTTCAGCTTGATGTCGTCCTGCGTCACGCTCATCGGCAGGCCGGCGGCGACGCGGATCTGCTCGTTGATCAGGTCGACCCCGGTGATCGCCTCCGTCACCGGATGCTCCACCTGGATACGGGTGTTCATCTCGATGAAATAGAACTCGCCGTTCTCGTACAGGAACTCGATGGTGCCGGCGCCGAGATATTTCAGGTCGCGCATGGCCTGCGCCACCGTGCCGCCGATGCGCTCGCGCTGTTCCGGCGTGAGGATCGGGGAGGGGGCCTCCTCCAGCACCTTCTGGTGGCGGCGCTGCAGCGAGCAGTCGCGCTCGCCGAGATGGATGGCGTTGCCCTTGCCGTCGCCCAGCACCTGGATCTCGATATGGCGCGGCGTGCTGAGATATTTCTCGATATAGACCGCATCGTCGCCGAAAGCGGCGCGGGCCTCGGAGCGGGCGGTCGACAGGGCAGAGGACAGCTCCTGCTCCGAGCGCGCAACCTTCATGCCGCGACCGCCACCGCCGGCGGCGGCCTTGATCAGCACGGGATAGCCGATCTCGTTGGCGACCTTGACCGCCTCGTCATCCGAGGTGATGCCGCCATCCGAGCCGGGCACGCAGGGAATGCCGAGCTTCTTGGCGGTCTTCTTGGCCTCGATCTTGTCGCCCATGATGCGGATATGCTCGGGCTTGGGCCCGATGAACTGCACGCCGTGGTCGATCAGGATTTCGGCGAAGCGGGCATTCTCGGCGAGGAAGCCGTAGCCCGGATGCACCGCCTCGGCGCCGGTGATCTCGCAGGCGGCGAGCAGGGCCGGGATGTTCAGGTAGCTGTCCCGGGCCGGCGGCGGGCCGATGCACACGCTCTCGTCGGCGAGCTTCACATGCATCGCGTTGGCGTCGGCGGTGGAGTGCACCGCGACGGTGGCGATGCCCATTTCCTTGCAGGCGCGCAGCACCCGCAGCGCGATCTCGCCGCGATTGGCAATCAGGATCTTGCCGAACATCGGGGCGCTCCTCACTCGATGATCAGGAGCGGCTCGCCATATTCGACCGGCTGCGCGTTCTCGACGAGGATGCGGGTGACGGTACCCGCGCGGGGGGCGGGGATCGCGTTCATGGTCTTCATCGCCTCGACGATCAGCAGCGTCTGGCCTTCCTTGACCACCGAGCCGACGTCGATGAAGTACTTCGCGCCCGGCTCCGGGCCGAGATAGGCGGTGCCGACCATCGGCGAGGTGACGAGGCCGGGATGCTTCGACACGTCTTCCGACGCGGCGGGGGCGGCGACAGCGGCGGCCGGGGCCGGTGCAGCGGCCGGCGCGGCGACCGCCACCGGCGCGGCGGCATAGACCGTCGGCGGGGCGCGCACGACGCGGATGCGCAGATCCTCGTGCTGCACCTCGATCTCGGTGAGGTCGCTCTCGGACAGCAGGTTGGCGATCTCGCGCACCAGCGCAGGGTCGATGTTCGGCTTGTTGGTTTTCATCATGATCCCGTGACGGTCGCTTCCCGTCTCCCTTCAGCTGGCGCGGCTGCCGGCGGAGCCGGCAAGCGCGTCGATGGCGAGCCGGTAACCCTCGATCCCGAGCCCGCAGATCACGCCGCGGGCAACGGGCGAAATGTAGGAGTGATGGCGGAAGGCTTCGCGCGCGAAGACGTTGGACAGGTGGACTTCGACGACATTGAGGCCGACCGCCTTGATGGCGTCGGCGACGGCGACGGACGTGTGGGTGTAGGCGGCGGCGTTGAGCACGACGCCGAGCGAGCCGCGCGCCTCCTGCAGGAAGGTGACGAGCTCGCCCTCGTGATTGGTCTGGCGAAACACCAGCTTGAGGCCGTGGCTCTCGCAGGCCGCCCGGCAGGCGGCCTCGACATCGGCCAGCGTGGCGCGGCCGTACACCTCCGGCTCGCGCGTGCCGAGCAGGTTGAGGTTCGGACCGTTGAGAACATGCACCGTGTCGGGCATCGCGCCTCAGGAAGCCAGCCGCCGCCCGCAGTGGCCGGGGCGGCTGGGGTTTATAGGCAATGCCTCGCCCCGCGCCAAGCCCCGCCGCGCCGCACGCGGCAGTAACCCCCAGCCGGTTGCAGCGGCAGGGGGCGCCGGGTGGGCCGGGAAGGCGTCATCCCCGGGCCGGGTCCGGGCATCCACGTCTTCCGCCGGACGCATGGGGCTGACGGGGTCAGCGGCTCAGCACTGGACCTTGCCGCATTTGCGGACTGCGGCGATGGCCTCGCGGAGCTGGTCGTGGCCGACCGCGCCGACCACCACCTCGTCGCCGAGCACATAGCTCGGCGTGCCGTCGATGCCGAGCGCATCGGCGATCTTCAGGCTCTCCTGAAGGGAGGCGTCGATCTCCGGGTTCTCCAGCGCCTTCTCGAGCGCGGCGCGGTTGACGCCCACTTCGGCGGCGGCTTCCAGAGCCTTCGCCTTGTTGGCCTGGCCGCGATCGCTCAGCAGCTTCTGGTGGAAGGCGAAGTACTTGTCCGGCGCGGTCAGGCGCACCGCCACGGCGACGCGCGCGGCCTCGACCGAGCCCGGTCCGAGCACCGGGAATTCCTTCAGCACCACCTTGAGCTTCTTGTCGCTGCCGACCAGATCGACGAGGTCGCCGAGCGCCCTTTTGCAGTAGCCGCAATTGTAGTCGAAGAACTCGACGAGGGTGACGTCGCCATCGGGGTTGCCGACCACGACGCCGCGCGGCGAATCGAAGATCAGCGGCTTGAGCTCGGTCAGGGCCTGCTTGCGCTGGCCGGCCTCGGCGGCCTGCTGGCGCTTCTGCAGCTCGACGATCGCTTCCTGGATCACTTCCGGGTTCTTCAGCAGATAGTCGCGGATGACGCCCTCGAACTCCTTGCGCTGCGCGTCGTCGAGCGCCGCGGCGGGCGTGAGCGCCGCCCCCAAAAGGAGGACGGCGGCGAGCCCGGCGGCGAGGGTGCCGCGGCCGGCACGGCGAAGGATGGACAGCGGCGACATCGGATTCTCCAGGGGACAGGGGATGCGGCGCGGCCTCACGGGCCGGCCTTTTTCTTCGAACGGGGATCGACCGGCGGCTTGAAGTTGACGATGTCGTCGGCCTTCAGCCAGCCGGGCGAGCCAAGGGGAAAGCCGTTCTTCGCGCGCGTCGCCAGTTCGCGGGCGGAGCGGAACTCCCCGCTCATGAACGCGGCCTGGGCGGAGGCGAGATCGGCATTGGGTATGTCGCCCTTCCGGCCATAGGCCATGGCGAGGTAGCGCCAGCCGCCGGGCGAGGAAGGCTCGCGCTGGAGGCTGAAAGTCAGCTCCCGCACCGCCTCGTCCATGGTGGACTTGTCCTCGGTGGCCACCAGCGCCTGGCCGAGCAGCATGCGGATCAGCGGGTGGCCGTTGGAGAGCTGCACCGCGCGGCGCAGCGGCGGAACCGCCTCGCGCGGCCGCCCGGCCTCCAGCAGCGCCTGCCCCTTGATCTCGTAGAAATAGGGATTGCCCGGCTGCTCGGCGATCAGCGCGTCGATCTGGCGGATCGCGTCGGGAATGCTGCCATAGCGATAGGCCGAGATGGCGCGGGCATAGCGTGCCGGCAGCGAGGTGCTGGAGGCCGGATAGGCGCGGCTGACCGCGTCCGGGGTCTGGGTGAAGCCGACCAGCTTGGCGCGCATCATGTCGTGGCGGGCCTGCAGCGCCGGCGGGTCCTTGGTGTCGTAATAGGGGCTCCGGCGGGCGAGTTCGGACAGCAGCGCGATGCGCTCGGTCGCCATCGGATGGCTCAGCACATAGGGGTCGACACGCTGGCTCAGGAACATCTGCTCGTTCTGGAAGCGCTCGAAGGTCGTCAGCATGCCCTTGGCGGACTGCTTGGTGGCGGTGAGGTACTTCACCGCCGCCTGGTCGGCCGAGGCTTCCTGGCCGCGCTGGTAGGACAGCAGCGTCCGGCGCGCCATTTCCTGCGGCGCGACGAGGGCGCTGGCCGCCGCGCCCATATTGGCGCCGGAGGCCGCGCCCGCGGCGATGCCGCCGGCGGCGAGCAGCATGCCGACAATGGCGGCGGTCTGCACGGATTCGAGCTGCTGGCGCATGTTCGACAGGTGGCCGCCGGCGATGTGGCCGGTCTCGTGCGCCAGCACGCCGATGATCTCGTTCGGCGTCTTGGACTGCTTCAGCGCCCCGGTATTGATGAAGATGCGCCGGCCGTCGGCGACGAAGGCGTTGAAGGAGTCGCTGCCGACCAGCACGATCTGGATGTTCTGCTGGGTCAGGCCGGCGACCTTGAAGATCGGTCGCGTATAGTCGCGCAGAAGCTGCTCGATCTCGGCGTCGCGGATGATGTTGGGCTGCCGGCCCTGGCTCTGCGCCATGGCGGGCTGGAGGGCACCCTGGCCGGCGAGGGCGGTCGCGGCCACGAGGCCGAGCCCCCGCGCCGCGCGCGCGAAGGCGCACCCGAGCCGCGAGGGCCGGGCGGGCGGGTTCCGCCGAAGCGGGGGGTTGTCAACGAGCCTGGGAAGCATCATCCATCGACACGAAATTGTGCGGGCGACCTGACGCTGCCGCGACGGCAGGGTCAAGTCTCGCCCTCATCATCTTCTATTGAACGCCAGCCGACACGAGCCCGAGAATGCGGCGCGGATGCGGCGGCCCGGCAAGGTTCGGCAACATGAGCTCATCTTCCGCACCGACCCCGACGCAGGTCGCCGCGCGTCTCGCCGGCGCCTCGCGCCGCAGCGAGATCGCCCCCTTCATCGTCATGGACGTGATGGAGCGCGCCGCCCGCATCGAGGCGGCGGGCGGCCACGTCATCCACATGGAGGTCGGCCAGCCGGCCGCCCCGGCGCCCTCGACCGCCCGCGAGGCGGCGCGCCGCGCGCTGGAGCACGGGCGCATCGGCTACACCACCGCGCTCGGCCTGCCGGGCCTGCGCGCCCGCATCGCCCGCCACTATGGCGACACCTACGGGCTCGACCTCGACCCGGCGCGCGTGGTGGTGACGACGGGTTCCTCGGCCGGCTTCCTGCTCGCCTTCCTGTCGATGTTCGAGGCGGGCGACCGGGTGGCCATCGCCAATCCGGGCTATCCGCCCTATCGCCATATCCTGACCGCGCTCGGCTGCGAGCCGGTGCTGATCGAGACCGATGCCGCCTCGCGCTGGGTGATCACGCCGCAGGCGCTGATCGAGGCGCACCGGCGCACGCCGCTCAAGGGCGTGCTGGTGGCCAGCCCCGCCAACCCGACCGGCACCATGATGCGCCCGGAGGCGCTGGCCGAGCTGATCCGCACCGCCGAGGGGCTCGGCATCCGCTTCATCTCCGACGAGATCTATCACGGGCTCGACTACGCCTTCCCCGCCAGCACGGCGGCGGCGGTGAGCGACGACGCGACCATCATCCATTCCTTCTCGAAGTATTTCTGCATGACCGGCTGGCGCGTCGGCTGGATGGTGATGCCGGCCTCGCTGGTGCGGGCGGTCGAGCGGCTCCAGCAGAACCTGATGATCTCCGTGCCCACGCTCTCGCAGGTCGCCGCCGAGGCGGCGTTCGACGGCGCGGCCGAGATGGAGGCGGTCAAGCACGGCTATGAGGAGAATCGCCTGATTCTCACCCAGGGCCTGCCGGCCGCCGGGCTGCCGGAATTCCTGCCCGTCGACGGGGCGTTCTATCTCTATGCCGACGTCTCGCGCTTCACCGACGATTCGGCCGGCTTCGCGCGCCGCCTGCTCGACGAGGCGCTGGTGGCGGCGACGCCCGGTGTCGATTTCGACCCGCATCGCGGCCACCATTACCTGCGCCTGTCCTATGCCGGCTCCGCCGACGAGATGCGCCAGGCCGTGCACCGCATCGGCGATTTCCTGCGCAAGGGGTGAGGCGGGCGCTCAGCGTTCCGCGCCGGCCGCGTCATAGGCGGCCTGGGCGGCGAGGATGGTGTCCATGTTGCTCTCGGCCCAATGGGTCAGCGCCGCCGCGGTCT comes from Ancylobacter sp. TS-1 and encodes:
- a CDS encoding NADH:ubiquinone oxidoreductase subunit NDUFA12: MKLSDVITETFTWWNGQTMGTRFHTWRHGEFVGEDEAGNRYYRTKGGKIDPALGFERRWVIFNGYAEATAIPPGWHAWMHQRSDVPPSQETYVPREWEKPHRPNPTGTANAYHPPGSTLASGHRPVVTGDYKAWTPE
- a CDS encoding DUF2155 domain-containing protein, whose protein sequence is MFAAPFRSALLAAVALAPVVLAPVVLAALTAPLAAQQGWQGGVDAQPLAPPPGLPSGPVENPDSPPGGPGVPSIMEDPDAGAPRAPAQAPPEVPGQASVGPGGDIEVVQPPEQKVENPTAEFSGLDKITGRIISFDVSINETVQFGALRITPRACYTRPETEQQNTTGFVEVQEITLDGKVQPLFGGWMFASSPGLHGVEHPIYDVWLTDCKQSAPVIASPGGQQ
- the aat gene encoding leucyl/phenylalanyl-tRNA--protein transferase; translation: MSHPREHQVEITPEVLLKAYACGIFPMAESADDPGLYWIEPERRGVIPLDSFAITGRLARTVRSDRYEIRIDHDFEAVIDGCAAPADGRGSTWINRRIRKLYCDLHARGYCHSVEAWQDGELVGGLYGVRLGRAFFGESMFHTARDASKVALVHLVARLKRGGFVLLDTQFVTDHLKSFGAIEVPRRQYHRLLAEALAEGEADFYCWPPGEAITGALCLQSVSHTS
- the accC gene encoding acetyl-CoA carboxylase biotin carboxylase subunit, producing the protein MFGKILIANRGEIALRVLRACKEMGIATVAVHSTADANAMHVKLADESVCIGPPPARDSYLNIPALLAACEITGAEAVHPGYGFLAENARFAEILIDHGVQFIGPKPEHIRIMGDKIEAKKTAKKLGIPCVPGSDGGITSDDEAVKVANEIGYPVLIKAAAGGGGRGMKVARSEQELSSALSTARSEARAAFGDDAVYIEKYLSTPRHIEIQVLGDGKGNAIHLGERDCSLQRRHQKVLEEAPSPILTPEQRERIGGTVAQAMRDLKYLGAGTIEFLYENGEFYFIEMNTRIQVEHPVTEAITGVDLINEQIRVAAGLPMSVTQDDIKLNGHAIECRVNAEHPRTFRPSPGRIDNWHVPGGPGVRVDSAVYQGYSIPPYYDSLAGKLIVHAATRDECLARLKRALDEFVVEGIETTLPLFRELVDNDDIKRGAYDIHWLEHFLAEGEPGS
- the accB gene encoding acetyl-CoA carboxylase biotin carboxyl carrier protein, whose protein sequence is MKTNKPNIDPALVREIANLLSESDLTEIEVQHEDLRIRVVRAPPTVYAAAPVAVAAPAAAPAPAAAVAAPAASEDVSKHPGLVTSPMVGTAYLGPEPGAKYFIDVGSVVKEGQTLLIVEAMKTMNAIPAPRAGTVTRILVENAQPVEYGEPLLIIE
- the aroQ gene encoding type II 3-dehydroquinate dehydratase, which encodes MPDTVHVLNGPNLNLLGTREPEVYGRATLADVEAACRAACESHGLKLVFRQTNHEGELVTFLQEARGSLGVVLNAAAYTHTSVAVADAIKAVGLNVVEVHLSNVFAREAFRHHSYISPVARGVICGLGIEGYRLAIDALAGSAGSRAS
- a CDS encoding DsbA family protein, which translates into the protein MSPLSILRRAGRGTLAAGLAAVLLLGAALTPAAALDDAQRKEFEGVIRDYLLKNPEVIQEAIVELQKRQQAAEAGQRKQALTELKPLIFDSPRGVVVGNPDGDVTLVEFFDYNCGYCKRALGDLVDLVGSDKKLKVVLKEFPVLGPGSVEAARVAVAVRLTAPDKYFAFHQKLLSDRGQANKAKALEAAAEVGVNRAALEKALENPEIDASLQESLKIADALGIDGTPSYVLGDEVVVGAVGHDQLREAIAAVRKCGKVQC
- a CDS encoding M48 family metalloprotease yields the protein MMLPRLVDNPPLRRNPPARPSRLGCAFARAARGLGLVAATALAGQGALQPAMAQSQGRQPNIIRDAEIEQLLRDYTRPIFKVAGLTQQNIQIVLVGSDSFNAFVADGRRIFINTGALKQSKTPNEIIGVLAHETGHIAGGHLSNMRQQLESVQTAAIVGMLLAAGGIAAGAASGANMGAAASALVAPQEMARRTLLSYQRGQEASADQAAVKYLTATKQSAKGMLTTFERFQNEQMFLSQRVDPYVLSHPMATERIALLSELARRSPYYDTKDPPALQARHDMMRAKLVGFTQTPDAVSRAYPASSTSLPARYARAISAYRYGSIPDAIRQIDALIAEQPGNPYFYEIKGQALLEAGRPREAVPPLRRAVQLSNGHPLIRMLLGQALVATEDKSTMDEAVRELTFSLQREPSSPGGWRYLAMAYGRKGDIPNADLASAQAAFMSGEFRSARELATRAKNGFPLGSPGWLKADDIVNFKPPVDPRSKKKAGP
- a CDS encoding pyridoxal phosphate-dependent aminotransferase, with product MSSSSAPTPTQVAARLAGASRRSEIAPFIVMDVMERAARIEAAGGHVIHMEVGQPAAPAPSTAREAARRALEHGRIGYTTALGLPGLRARIARHYGDTYGLDLDPARVVVTTGSSAGFLLAFLSMFEAGDRVAIANPGYPPYRHILTALGCEPVLIETDAASRWVITPQALIEAHRRTPLKGVLVASPANPTGTMMRPEALAELIRTAEGLGIRFISDEIYHGLDYAFPASTAAAVSDDATIIHSFSKYFCMTGWRVGWMVMPASLVRAVERLQQNLMISVPTLSQVAAEAAFDGAAEMEAVKHGYEENRLILTQGLPAAGLPEFLPVDGAFYLYADVSRFTDDSAGFARRLLDEALVAATPGVDFDPHRGHHYLRLSYAGSADEMRQAVHRIGDFLRKG